The Pseudanabaena galeata CCNP1313 genome includes a region encoding these proteins:
- a CDS encoding DUF362 domain-containing protein encodes MKPIVSLLHTSSYETASLMTALETVLAPLGGMSSIVKAGDRVLLKPNLLTGSRPTKECTTRPELVYCVAKMVQEAGGKPFLGDSPAFGSAKGIAKANGLLPLAEELGLPIIEFHGKRYATEGEGELQHLRLSKEAMDADVVINLPKVKSHMQLTLTLGVKNLFGCVPGKMKAWWHMEAGKDVERFAQMLIETARAINPELTILDGIVGHEGNGPSAGEPKELGVLAASCDVFALDRVMVEILGVKPLDVPTVAAAIRTGLCSDLDAIDIIGDPIAQLQSRDWKLPETMMAIDFGMPRVLKSTFKHLYIKFIKEPLSTYART; translated from the coding sequence ATGAAACCAATCGTCAGTCTTCTACATACCTCTAGCTACGAAACTGCATCCTTGATGACAGCACTAGAGACCGTACTTGCACCCCTAGGAGGTATGTCCAGCATCGTCAAAGCAGGCGATCGCGTTCTCCTCAAGCCCAACTTACTCACAGGCTCACGACCCACCAAAGAATGTACCACTCGCCCCGAATTGGTGTATTGTGTCGCTAAAATGGTACAAGAAGCAGGCGGGAAACCATTTTTAGGAGATAGCCCTGCCTTTGGTAGTGCTAAAGGAATTGCCAAGGCGAATGGCTTATTACCCCTTGCCGAAGAATTGGGCTTACCAATTATCGAGTTTCATGGCAAACGCTACGCAACCGAAGGCGAAGGTGAACTGCAACATTTGCGTCTAAGTAAAGAAGCGATGGATGCAGATGTGGTAATTAACTTACCTAAGGTCAAGTCACATATGCAACTGACCCTAACCCTCGGTGTCAAAAATCTATTTGGTTGCGTCCCAGGCAAGATGAAAGCTTGGTGGCATATGGAAGCTGGTAAAGATGTCGAGCGATTCGCACAAATGCTCATCGAAACAGCAAGAGCAATTAATCCTGAACTGACAATCCTTGATGGTATTGTCGGACATGAAGGGAATGGTCCTAGCGCTGGAGAACCAAAAGAATTAGGGGTTTTAGCGGCTTCCTGTGATGTTTTTGCACTGGATCGCGTTATGGTGGAGATCCTTGGAGTTAAACCTCTCGATGTACCGACAGTTGCCGCCGCGATCCGCACAGGACTTTGTAGCGATCTTGATGCAATTGACATCATCGGCGATCCGATCGCTCAATTGCAAAGCAGAGATTGGAAACTACCAGAAACGATGATGGCGATCGACTTTGGAATGCCCAGAGTCTTGAAATCGACCTTTAAACATCTCTATATCAAGTTCATCAAAGAACCGCTCAGCACCTATGCCCGCACTTAA
- the purF gene encoding amidophosphoribosyltransferase, with translation MLPDHSDHSVFADEMPKNLINQPDFDDLDFNNDIETDKPQEACGVFGVLAAEGDVAKLVYFGLYALQHRGQESAGITVYDDRGTTHTHKAMGLVAQVFNETILSEMKGALGIGHNRYSTTGSSKVCNAQPIIINTRLGDFALAHNGNLVNATELRGELSAQGHALESTTDSEGIAFAVSEAVEEGKNWQGAIVTALKRCHGAFSLVMATPNALIGARDAYGVRPLVIGKTPDGSYVLSSETCGLDIIGAEYVREVKAGELVIITMDKGIESWQWEESQPKLCVFEMIYFARPDSVMHDESLYTYRLRIGRELAKENFVEADIVIGVPDSGIPAAIGFSRESGIPYGEALIKNRYVGRTFIQPTQAMRESGIRMKLNTLKDVLQGKRVIVIDDSIVRGTTSRKIVRALREAGATEVHMRISSPPVTHPCFYGIDTDSQDHLIAAQKSVDAIAKQIEVDTLAYLSHDAMLKATQIDTTHFCTACFTGKYPIEVPDKLKRTKLMLENTAT, from the coding sequence ATGTTGCCAGACCATTCTGACCATTCTGTTTTTGCTGATGAGATGCCTAAGAACCTTATAAATCAACCCGATTTTGATGATCTAGATTTTAACAATGACATTGAGACGGATAAACCACAGGAAGCTTGTGGTGTTTTCGGGGTACTAGCAGCAGAAGGGGATGTTGCTAAACTTGTTTATTTTGGATTGTATGCCTTACAGCATCGTGGGCAGGAATCAGCAGGGATTACTGTCTACGACGATCGCGGCACGACCCATACTCACAAAGCGATGGGACTAGTTGCCCAAGTATTTAATGAAACGATCCTCTCAGAAATGAAAGGAGCTTTAGGGATTGGGCATAACCGCTATTCGACCACAGGTTCGAGTAAGGTTTGTAACGCTCAGCCAATTATCATTAATACGAGATTGGGCGATTTTGCGCTTGCCCACAATGGCAACTTAGTCAATGCTACTGAATTACGTGGCGAACTGTCAGCGCAAGGTCATGCCCTCGAATCAACTACCGATTCTGAAGGAATAGCCTTTGCGGTAAGCGAAGCCGTAGAGGAGGGTAAAAACTGGCAAGGGGCGATCGTTACGGCTCTGAAGCGCTGCCATGGTGCATTCAGCCTAGTGATGGCAACTCCCAATGCGCTTATCGGTGCTAGGGATGCCTATGGTGTCCGTCCTTTGGTGATTGGCAAAACCCCTGATGGCTCCTATGTCTTGTCTTCAGAAACCTGCGGCTTAGATATTATCGGTGCAGAATATGTACGTGAGGTCAAAGCTGGAGAGCTAGTGATCATTACCATGGACAAAGGGATTGAGTCTTGGCAATGGGAAGAATCACAGCCGAAGCTCTGTGTTTTTGAGATGATTTATTTTGCAAGACCCGATAGTGTCATGCATGATGAAAGTCTTTATACATACAGATTGCGAATTGGGCGAGAATTAGCTAAAGAAAATTTTGTGGAAGCCGATATTGTGATTGGCGTGCCAGATTCAGGCATTCCTGCGGCGATCGGGTTTTCACGAGAGTCAGGGATTCCCTACGGAGAGGCTCTGATCAAAAATCGCTATGTGGGGCGAACTTTTATTCAGCCCACCCAAGCCATGCGGGAGTCTGGCATCCGTATGAAGCTGAATACCCTTAAGGATGTTTTGCAGGGTAAACGGGTAATTGTGATCGATGATTCGATCGTAAGAGGAACGACGAGTCGTAAAATAGTAAGAGCATTGCGTGAGGCTGGTGCAACTGAGGTACATATGCGTATTTCTTCGCCTCCTGTTACTCACCCTTGTTTTTATGGTATTGATACGGACTCGCAAGATCATTTGATCGCAGCGCAGAAATCTGTCGATGCGATCGCCAAACAGATTGAGGTTGATACGCTTGCGTATCTCAGTCACGACGCAATGTTAAAGGCGACACAAATTGATACCACGCATTTTTGCACGGCTTGTTTTACAGGAAAATATCCGATTGAAGTTCCTGATAAACTCAAGCGCACCAAACTTATGCTAGAAAATACGGCAACATGA
- a CDS encoding VOC family protein, protein MTKILFHLAFPVKDIASTKAFYIDGLGCLAGRESSDSLIMSLYGHQLVAHVVHESLESQRGIYPRHFGLVFYSENNWMALLEKVHDKRLKFYQKPKVRFVDTPLEHRTFFLADHSGNILEFKHYKFETAIFGETDFHEVGDADFAQQVPVVTH, encoded by the coding sequence ATGACCAAGATCCTCTTTCATCTCGCATTTCCAGTCAAAGATATTGCAAGCACCAAAGCTTTTTATATTGATGGTTTGGGTTGTTTGGCAGGACGCGAGTCAAGTGACTCGCTGATCATGAGTTTGTATGGTCACCAGTTGGTAGCGCACGTTGTTCATGAATCTCTTGAATCGCAACGTGGTATTTATCCGCGCCATTTCGGATTAGTATTTTATTCCGAAAATAACTGGATGGCTTTATTAGAAAAAGTCCATGATAAGCGCCTTAAGTTTTATCAAAAGCCAAAAGTTCGCTTTGTGGATACACCTTTGGAACATCGAACTTTTTTCTTAGCTGATCATTCAGGAAATATTTTAGAGTTCAAGCATTACAAGTTTGAAACTGCCATTTTTGGTGAGACTGATTTTCACGAAGTTGGTGATGCTGACTTTGCTCAGCAGGTTCCTGTAGTTACGCACTAG
- a CDS encoding HHL1-like protein, whose amino-acid sequence MSVTKSTGFAKSTGQPKLKKKAPNKHQVAANKYDEMKEKGLPEFNIYIRIKGKDWVPAGSMAVERSNLISRAIFQQEDSLLKGAIRLYPILRQYKENLEYGYRLKEFPDEEITVAVLPEPTIGDKFQYAFTKAKEYFNSITKKK is encoded by the coding sequence ATGTCTGTAACTAAATCGACTGGATTTGCAAAAAGTACGGGACAGCCCAAGCTAAAGAAAAAAGCTCCCAACAAGCATCAAGTCGCTGCTAATAAATACGACGAGATGAAAGAGAAAGGTTTGCCTGAGTTCAATATTTACATTCGCATCAAGGGAAAAGATTGGGTTCCTGCGGGTTCGATGGCAGTGGAACGCAGTAACCTCATTAGTCGCGCCATTTTCCAACAGGAAGATTCTCTGCTTAAGGGGGCAATTCGTCTCTACCCTATTCTGCGGCAGTATAAAGAAAATCTTGAATATGGTTATCGTTTGAAGGAATTTCCTGATGAGGAAATCACAGTTGCGGTACTTCCAGAGCCTACTATTGGCGATAAGTTTCAGTATGCTTTCACTAAGGCTAAGGAATATTTCAACAGCATTACAAAGAAAAAGTAG
- a CDS encoding response regulator — MPALNSPPLILVVEDAPDNQVLVEQVFLDSGYRVTCIQDGQSALDWLVTNHPDLILLDLSLPEIDGWEVARQLKASDRTANIPIIAVTAHAMKGDKESAIASGCDDYLTKPLDIDLLEACVKRWLDKQ, encoded by the coding sequence ATGCCCGCACTTAACAGCCCACCGCTAATCTTAGTGGTCGAAGATGCCCCTGACAACCAAGTTTTGGTAGAACAGGTGTTTCTAGATTCAGGCTATCGCGTCACTTGCATCCAAGATGGTCAATCAGCGCTAGATTGGCTAGTAACTAATCATCCTGATCTGATTTTGCTAGATTTATCTTTGCCAGAAATCGATGGATGGGAAGTAGCCCGACAACTCAAAGCGAGCGATCGCACAGCTAATATCCCTATAATTGCGGTCACGGCTCATGCGATGAAAGGAGATAAAGAATCAGCGATCGCTTCTGGTTGTGATGATTATCTGACAAAGCCATTAGACATTGATTTGTTGGAAGCCTGTGTGAAGCGATGGCTAGATAAGCAATAG
- a CDS encoding Spx/MgsR family RNA polymerase-binding regulatory protein has product MSIQIYGIPNCGTCKKAIAWLDNQGIAYEFINTKDYPPTRTAIAEWVNALGERVMRNTSGQSYRSLGSEKETWSHIQWIEAYAKDSMLLKRPLFVKDGKAIAIGFRNPEEIKQKLA; this is encoded by the coding sequence ATGTCTATTCAAATCTATGGCATACCCAATTGTGGGACTTGCAAAAAAGCGATCGCTTGGTTAGACAATCAAGGAATTGCCTACGAATTTATCAATACTAAAGACTATCCCCCAACTCGCACGGCGATCGCTGAATGGGTAAATGCATTAGGAGAAAGAGTAATGCGAAATACCTCTGGACAATCCTACCGATCGCTTGGCTCTGAAAAAGAAACATGGTCACATATTCAATGGATTGAAGCCTATGCCAAGGATTCGATGCTGCTCAAGCGTCCTTTATTTGTTAAAGATGGTAAGGCGATCGCGATCGGCTTTAGAAACCCTGAAGAAATCAAACAAAAATTAGCTTAA
- a CDS encoding CHASE2 domain-containing protein, translating to MKANIKKKFKALSSPKFVGYALVGAIALLSAIATGLELSEVQNLERQTQSAFFNWRGPIAPPKDIVILAIDDLSLRQGEFYDPQTRPFLEPFRTTTWKRIVYAQVLEKLVKAGAKVVAFDILFVTPGDHGTADDDKFQSAITKYGERAVFAASYEFTQIGEANIMQLASPDGIFQIKPNTLGLINFQPEVTGNIHRLGVQPPLDSGLPIMPTFAAAILNVAQISYPKPKGDGIYFFGGADTWTNAQQQIPFYYVVDPYNWNSEQLQGGKFFKDKIVLIGATAASKQDIQNSAMGRMPGIEIHANAIATLMQGKSMAGLFANPIQQGIFTLLLVGISGGILCRFKRPLMQILGAFGMAIAWFGIGYVCFIYASTILPVAIPAIAIGLNGVALLTTGSIAAQFDKILLRRTLERYVAAPIVEEIVNQPDSFRDLLEGRTIKAAVLFSDIRGFTTLSSRLPAKVLIHQLNTYLGGMVDAILEYQGTIDKFIGDAIMAEFGSPVSRGEKADAMNAINAALNMRLALMELRKVWQTENMIPFSNGIGINYGEVTVGNIGSSRRLEYAVIGDTVNVASRVEGMTKELETDIVITEALYEIVKDEIDVVGFGEHALKGRVGNVRLYGVIGLKGSDRKIYEQVHNDLKRHTAVIDILKKGQLPTRRE from the coding sequence ATGAAAGCCAATATCAAAAAGAAGTTCAAAGCATTATCAAGTCCTAAGTTCGTTGGCTATGCATTAGTTGGGGCGATCGCCTTACTCAGCGCGATCGCTACGGGCTTAGAACTAAGCGAAGTGCAGAACCTTGAACGCCAGACCCAATCGGCATTTTTTAACTGGCGTGGACCGATCGCTCCTCCCAAGGATATTGTGATTCTAGCGATCGATGATCTTTCACTACGCCAAGGTGAATTTTACGATCCTCAGACTCGCCCATTTTTGGAACCATTTCGCACAACTACATGGAAGCGCATTGTCTATGCTCAAGTTCTAGAAAAACTGGTTAAAGCTGGCGCAAAAGTAGTAGCCTTCGATATTTTATTCGTGACTCCCGGCGACCATGGGACTGCTGATGATGACAAATTTCAATCGGCGATCACTAAGTATGGAGAACGCGCCGTATTTGCGGCTAGTTATGAATTTACGCAAATTGGTGAAGCAAATATTATGCAACTTGCCTCACCTGATGGAATTTTTCAAATAAAACCAAATACCCTAGGATTAATTAATTTTCAACCTGAAGTTACAGGCAATATTCACCGTTTGGGTGTGCAGCCACCATTAGACAGCGGCTTGCCCATTATGCCAACTTTCGCGGCAGCGATTTTGAATGTCGCCCAGATTAGTTATCCCAAACCTAAAGGTGATGGGATTTATTTTTTTGGGGGGGCTGATACATGGACAAATGCTCAACAACAGATTCCATTTTATTATGTGGTTGATCCATATAATTGGAATAGTGAACAACTTCAGGGTGGTAAATTTTTTAAAGACAAAATTGTTTTGATCGGGGCAACGGCAGCTTCAAAGCAGGATATCCAAAACTCAGCGATGGGGCGAATGCCGGGAATTGAGATTCATGCCAATGCGATCGCTACGCTCATGCAAGGTAAAAGCATGGCAGGGCTATTTGCTAATCCAATCCAGCAGGGTATTTTCACCCTTTTGCTAGTGGGAATCTCAGGTGGTATTCTCTGCCGATTTAAGCGACCACTGATGCAGATATTAGGCGCTTTTGGCATGGCGATCGCTTGGTTTGGGATTGGTTATGTCTGCTTCATTTACGCCAGTACGATTTTACCTGTAGCAATTCCTGCAATCGCGATCGGCTTAAATGGAGTGGCTCTTTTGACGACAGGTTCGATAGCTGCTCAATTTGATAAAATCTTGCTGCGTCGCACCCTTGAGCGTTATGTCGCTGCGCCAATTGTGGAAGAGATTGTCAATCAACCTGACAGTTTTCGCGATCTTCTAGAGGGGCGCACAATCAAAGCTGCGGTGCTGTTTTCCGATATTCGTGGCTTTACGACGCTATCTAGTCGCCTTCCTGCCAAAGTGCTAATCCATCAACTAAATACTTATCTGGGTGGTATGGTGGATGCGATTTTGGAGTATCAAGGCACAATTGACAAGTTCATTGGTGATGCGATTATGGCGGAGTTTGGCTCACCTGTTTCGCGAGGAGAGAAAGCCGATGCAATGAATGCGATCAATGCTGCTCTAAATATGCGATTGGCTCTAATGGAACTGCGTAAAGTTTGGCAAACTGAAAATATGATCCCTTTCTCGAATGGGATTGGTATTAACTATGGGGAAGTAACTGTCGGCAATATTGGCTCCTCTCGTCGTCTTGAATATGCGGTTATTGGCGATACGGTCAACGTGGCAAGTCGTGTTGAAGGTATGACTAAGGAATTGGAGACAGATATTGTTATTACAGAAGCGCTTTACGAAATTGTCAAGGACGAAATCGATGTTGTTGGTTTTGGAGAACATGCGCTTAAGGGTAGAGTTGGGAATGTACGGCTATATGGTGTGATTGGGCTTAAAGGTAGCGATCGCAAAATTTATGAACAAGTCCACAATGATCTTAAGCGCCATACAGCAGTGATCGATATTCTCAAAAAAGGTCAGTTACCAACACGTCGCGAATAA
- a CDS encoding glutamyl-tRNA reductase: protein MNIAVVGLSHKTATVEVREKLSIPEDRMEAAIAQLMSYPNIEEAAILSTCNRLELYVVTSEAEGGIREIMQFLSEFSQLPLQYLRRYLFILLRQDAVTHLMRVASGLDSLVLGEGQILAQVKNTHRIAQQYNGAGRILNQLFKQALSAGKRVRTETEIGTGAVSISSAAVELAQIKLQNLSDKHTTIIGAGKMSRLLVKHLISKGAQKIAIVNRSRDRAAAMLKEFETSNAEFDIRPLDQMLDCVAISDLVFTSTASTEVILSRKNLEAIASNHTGLTLVDISVPRNISSDVNELPNTRAYNVDDLQAVVAENQESRRQMAMQAEVLLEGCVAEFDSWWRSLETVPTISKLRQKMEIIREQEMEKALSRLGNDFADKHQDVIESMTRGIINKILHDPMVQLRAQQDIETRRRAMQMLQVLFDLDSPSSQLKEG, encoded by the coding sequence ATGAATATTGCAGTTGTTGGCTTGAGTCATAAAACGGCGACTGTGGAAGTACGGGAAAAGTTGAGTATTCCCGAAGATCGCATGGAAGCAGCGATCGCTCAACTGATGAGCTATCCGAATATTGAAGAAGCTGCAATTTTAAGCACTTGTAACCGCTTAGAGTTGTATGTAGTTACTAGCGAAGCCGAAGGTGGTATTCGTGAAATTATGCAGTTTCTTTCGGAATTTAGCCAACTACCTCTACAGTACCTACGTCGTTATCTGTTTATTCTGCTCCGCCAAGATGCCGTAACTCACCTGATGCGGGTTGCGTCTGGCTTAGATAGTCTGGTACTTGGTGAAGGTCAAATTCTCGCTCAGGTCAAAAATACCCATCGTATCGCCCAGCAATACAATGGTGCAGGTCGGATTCTTAATCAACTTTTTAAACAAGCTCTTTCAGCAGGTAAGCGCGTCCGTACTGAGACTGAAATTGGTACGGGTGCAGTGTCAATTAGTTCGGCGGCAGTAGAACTCGCTCAAATTAAGCTGCAAAATTTATCGGATAAACACACTACGATCATTGGCGCTGGCAAGATGTCCCGCCTGTTAGTCAAGCATTTAATTTCTAAGGGTGCTCAAAAGATTGCGATCGTTAATCGATCGCGCGATCGCGCTGCGGCCATGCTTAAGGAATTTGAAACTAGCAATGCTGAGTTCGATATCCGTCCACTGGATCAAATGCTGGATTGTGTAGCAATTTCTGATCTTGTGTTTACGAGTACTGCTTCTACAGAGGTAATTCTGAGTCGTAAAAATCTTGAAGCGATCGCTTCAAATCACACTGGCTTAACTCTCGTTGATATTTCTGTACCGCGCAATATTAGTTCTGATGTCAACGAGTTGCCGAATACCAGAGCCTACAACGTTGATGATTTGCAAGCCGTAGTTGCCGAGAATCAAGAAAGTCGTCGTCAAATGGCGATGCAAGCTGAGGTTTTGCTGGAAGGTTGTGTGGCGGAGTTTGATAGCTGGTGGCGATCGCTTGAGACTGTCCCCACGATCAGCAAGCTGCGTCAAAAGATGGAAATCATCCGTGAGCAGGAGATGGAAAAAGCGCTATCTCGACTCGGCAATGATTTTGCTGATAAGCATCAAGATGTGATCGAGAGCATGACTCGCGGCATCATCAATAAAATTTTGCATGATCCAATGGTGCAGCTTCGCGCTCAACAGGACATCGAGACGCGCCGCCGCGCCATGCAAATGTTACAAGTTCTCTTTGACCTAGATTCACCCTCTAGCCAATTGAAAGAAGGGTAA
- the hemH gene encoding ferrochelatase → MSGRVGVMLLNLGGPEKLEDVYLFLYNLFADPEIIRLPFPFLQKPIASLIAASRAPISQENYRMIGGGSPLLQITKEQGENIENVLQRHGVDAKVYVAMRYWHPYTEETIAQIKQDGITRLVVLPLYPQYSISTSGSSIKQLDALWENDPELQAIEKITIKSWYERTGYIRAMNDLINSKLQDFADPENVHIFFSAHGVPVKYVTKYGDPYQSEMENCVDGIMKALRRDYQRYNAHTLAYQSRVGPVEWLQPYTEEAIKNLAKRGVNDLLVVPISFVSEHIETLQEIDIEYREVAEEAGIHNFDRVPALNSHPIFINDLAELVMESLGTTKAAAIAA, encoded by the coding sequence ATGTCTGGTCGCGTTGGAGTAATGCTATTAAACTTAGGAGGCCCTGAAAAGCTAGAAGATGTCTATCTTTTCTTGTATAACCTATTCGCCGATCCAGAAATCATTCGCCTCCCCTTTCCTTTTTTACAAAAGCCGATCGCCTCATTGATCGCTGCTAGTCGCGCCCCCATCAGTCAAGAAAATTACCGTATGATCGGCGGTGGTTCACCATTGCTCCAAATTACCAAAGAGCAAGGTGAAAATATTGAGAATGTCTTGCAACGACATGGTGTCGATGCAAAGGTCTATGTCGCCATGCGCTATTGGCATCCCTACACCGAAGAAACGATCGCCCAAATCAAACAGGATGGCATTACCAGACTTGTGGTGTTGCCTCTATATCCACAATATTCCATCAGCACCAGTGGTTCGAGCATTAAGCAACTTGATGCACTTTGGGAAAATGACCCCGAACTTCAAGCGATCGAGAAAATTACGATTAAGTCTTGGTATGAGCGCACTGGCTACATTCGCGCCATGAATGATTTAATCAATTCTAAATTGCAAGATTTTGCCGATCCTGAGAATGTGCATATTTTCTTCAGCGCTCACGGTGTCCCTGTGAAATATGTGACCAAATACGGCGATCCCTATCAATCAGAAATGGAAAACTGTGTTGACGGGATTATGAAGGCTTTGCGCCGAGACTATCAACGCTATAACGCGCATACTCTCGCTTATCAGAGTCGTGTTGGTCCCGTCGAATGGCTCCAGCCCTATACTGAGGAAGCAATTAAGAATTTAGCAAAGCGTGGCGTTAACGATCTTTTAGTTGTGCCGATTAGTTTTGTGTCGGAACATATTGAGACTTTGCAAGAAATCGATATTGAGTATCGTGAAGTTGCAGAAGAAGCGGGGATTCACAACTTTGATCGCGTTCCTGCTTTAAATAGTCATCCAATTTTTATCAACGACCTCGCGGAATTGGTAATGGAATCACTCGGTACAACTAAAGCTGCTGCGATCGCTGCTTAG
- a CDS encoding DM13 domain-containing protein produces MNYRFMGLIAGLTLTAAIISCSATSTTTTEATPASTSATKPADTIKNDAMKGDAMKDGKSANVSAPTTSRSGSFISAEHPTKGKARIAQENGNYFIELDEGFKTSENGPDLFVILHRSPNILNISKPPAYAIAEADYTVIAPLKSFNGKQRYAIPKDIQIDKYQSIAVWCRMFNATFGFAPLS; encoded by the coding sequence ATGAACTATAGATTTATGGGACTTATTGCTGGGTTGACTTTGACTGCGGCAATTATTTCATGTTCCGCTACATCCACCACAACAACTGAAGCAACTCCCGCATCTACCTCTGCAACCAAGCCTGCTGACACGATTAAGAATGATGCTATGAAAGGCGACGCTATGAAGGATGGCAAATCTGCTAATGTGTCAGCCCCCACAACATCAAGATCTGGAAGTTTTATCAGTGCAGAGCATCCCACTAAAGGTAAGGCTCGCATTGCACAGGAAAATGGAAATTATTTTATTGAACTTGACGAAGGTTTTAAGACCTCAGAGAATGGTCCCGACCTATTCGTGATTTTGCATCGATCGCCTAATATTTTGAATATATCGAAGCCACCAGCTTATGCGATCGCTGAAGCAGACTATACAGTGATTGCGCCTCTCAAGAGTTTTAATGGCAAGCAACGCTATGCAATCCCTAAGGATATACAAATCGACAAATACCAATCAATAGCGGTCTGGTGTCGCATGTTTAATGCTACTTTCGGTTTTGCTCCTTTGTCTTGA
- the glpX gene encoding class II fructose-bisphosphatase, whose amino-acid sequence MDNTISLEIIEVVEQAAIASSRWMGLGKKDEADEAAVEAMRERMNKIHMRGRIVIGEGERDEAPMLYIGEEVGICTQPNAAEFCTIEELQEIDIAVDPCEGTNLVAYGQNGSMAVLAISERNGLFRAPDFYMDKLAAPPAAKGHVDIRKTPTQNLKILSECLNRSIEELVVVVMDRPRHKGLISEIRAAGARVRLISDGDVSAAICCGFAGTNIHALMGIGAAPEGVISAAAMRCLGGHFQGRLVYDPAEVNTPESAKWTREGNLARLKEMGIEDGDKVYDANELACGKDVLFAGCGITPGTLMEGVRFFGGGCRTQSLVISTQSKTARFVDTIHLTGDAPKTINLR is encoded by the coding sequence ATGGATAATACAATCAGCCTTGAGATTATTGAGGTCGTTGAACAGGCAGCGATCGCATCTTCTCGGTGGATGGGCTTGGGTAAAAAAGATGAAGCCGACGAAGCAGCGGTTGAAGCAATGCGCGAACGCATGAACAAAATTCATATGCGTGGACGCATTGTTATCGGTGAAGGCGAACGTGACGAAGCACCCATGCTCTATATCGGTGAAGAAGTTGGTATCTGCACACAGCCAAATGCTGCCGAATTCTGCACCATCGAAGAATTACAAGAAATTGATATCGCTGTTGACCCTTGCGAAGGCACAAACCTTGTCGCCTATGGTCAAAATGGTTCGATGGCAGTTTTGGCTATTTCTGAACGCAATGGCTTGTTCCGCGCTCCTGACTTTTATATGGACAAACTAGCTGCACCTCCTGCTGCGAAGGGTCACGTCGATATCCGCAAAACACCTACCCAAAATCTGAAAATTCTTTCGGAATGTTTAAATCGCTCGATCGAAGAATTGGTCGTCGTAGTTATGGATCGTCCTCGTCACAAGGGTTTGATTTCTGAAATCCGTGCCGCAGGCGCTCGTGTCCGTTTGATCAGTGATGGTGACGTATCTGCTGCAATTTGCTGTGGTTTCGCTGGTACAAACATCCATGCTCTGATGGGTATTGGTGCTGCTCCTGAAGGTGTTATTTCGGCAGCCGCAATGCGTTGCTTGGGTGGACATTTCCAAGGTCGTCTAGTTTATGACCCAGCCGAAGTTAACACTCCTGAGAGCGCTAAGTGGACTCGTGAAGGTAACTTGGCTCGCCTCAAGGAAATGGGTATCGAAGATGGCGATAAGGTCTATGATGCCAATGAATTAGCTTGTGGTAAAGATGTATTGTTTGCTGGCTGTGGTATTACCCCAGGTACATTGATGGAAGGTGTCCGCTTCTTTGGTGGTGGTTGCCGTACTCAGTCTTTGGTTATCTCAACTCAATCGAAGACTGCTCGCTTTGTTGACACCATTCACTTGACTGGTGATGCTCCTAAGACTATTAATTTGCGTTAA